The following is a genomic window from bacterium.
GAAGAAACTGGCTTTGCAGTCGGGAGCTCTTCCGGATGAAGAGGGAGAAGATGAGGGGCCATGAAGCTCAAGTTTGATCCCGAGCTTCCCTTTCAGCGTGAGGCGATCAACGCTGTCGTGGGTATCTTCAAGGGGCAGGAGGTCTGCCGGACGAACTTCACGGTTGCGCCGCTCAAGCAGATGGACGGGCTGTTTGCTGGGATGGACCAAAGTGACCTGGGCGTAGGCAACAAGCTGCGGCTCTTGGATGAGGACATTCACGAGAACGTCAAGGCTATACAGCTTCGCAATGGGCTTGCCCCATCCGAGGCGCTCAGTTCGCTGGACTTCACAGTGGAGATGGAGACGGGCACGGGTAAGACCTACGTCTATCTGCGGTCTATTTTCGAGATGAACAAGCACTATGGTTTCACGAAGTTCATTATCGTTGTGCCTTCGGTGGCCGTCAAGGAAGGCGTTTACAAGTCACTGCAGATGACAGAAGAGCACTTCAAAGGCCTCTACGATAATGTTCAGTTCGACTATTTCGTTTATGATTCGCAGAAACTTGGCCAAGTTCGAAGCTTCGCCACCAGCGATTATATTCAGATCATGGTCATCAATATCGACGCCTTCCGCAAAAGCTTCACCGATCCCGAGAGGGAAGACAAGGCCAACATCATCCACCGGCCTCACGACAGGATGAATGGCAATCGCCCAATTGAGTTCATTCAGGCGACCGCCCCCATTGTGATTATCGACGAGCCGCAGAGCGTTGACACGACCGAGAAGAGCAAAGAGGCGATTGCCTCGCTGAATCCTCTCTGCAAGCTGCGTTACTCGGCGACGCATGTGGACAAATACAACATGATGTACCGGTTGAACTCGGTGGACGCCTACGAGCGGAAGCTGGTCAAGCAGATTGAAGTCGCGGGGATTGAGGTGCAGGACAGCTACAACAGACCTTACGTCAAGCTCCTGAAGGCGGACAACAGACAAGGCCCGATCCGTGCTCAAATTGAATTTGATGTGGTTCAGCGCAGCGGAGAGGTTGCCCGGAAGAAGAAATGGGTCCGCAGCGGCGATGACCTGCTCGAGCTCTCAGGCGGAAGGAGTGTCTATGACGGTTACATAATCGAGGATATCTACTGCGAAGAGGGCAACGAGTATATCAGCTTTACGAGCAAGCCTGAGATTGTGAGGCTGAACCGGGCGATAGGCGGCGTTGACGATGATGAGTTCAAGCGCCTCCAGATCCGCAAGACCGTTGAAGAGCACTTGGACAAGGAGATGAGCCTCCGACCACAGGGCCTCAAGGTGCTGAGCTTGTTCTTTATCGATCGGGTGGCGAATTATCGGTCTTATGACGACGACGGAAGCGCGCAACCGGGCAAGTATGCCTTGATGTTCGAGGAGGAATACGCCCGGGCGATTCGGAAACCAAAATATGACACTTTGTTCGAGGGGGTTGACCGGGGGACCGCGGCCCAGGGCGTCCATGACGGTTACTTCGCGATTGATAGGAAGAAGGATACAACGGGGGCGGACATGCTCAAGGAGTCTCGCGGGGCTGGCACGACTCAGGCCGATGAGAGCGCCTATCAGCTCATCATGCGGGATAAAGAGAGGCTGCTTAGCTTCGACTCCAAGCTCAAGTTCATCTTCTCGCATTCGGCCTTGAGGGAGGGTTGGGACAATCCAAATGTCTTTCAGATCTGCACGCTTAACGAGACGGGTTCTGTCTTGAAAAAGCGGCAGGAAATCGGCCGGGGGCTTCGGATCGCCGTGAATCAGCTGGGGGAGCGAGTGCAGGGCTTTGAAGTCAACAGGCTCACTGTGATGGCAAATGAGTCCTATGAGGATTTCGCAAAGCAGCTTCAGAAAGAGATCGAAGAGGAGGAGGGGATCAGATTCGGGGTGGTCGAGCCCCACCTGTTCGCAAACATCAGCATCGTCACTGAAGGTTATGAGCCTGAATACCTGGGTGTTGAGACTTCGCAGAAGGTCTGGGATCACCTTCAAGAGAAGGGCTACATTGACTCGAAGGGCAAGGTGCAGGACTGTCTTCGGGCCGATTTGAAAGCCGGACAGGTCGATCTCCCAGAGGACGTGAAGGAACACGCGGCGCAGATCGTGGCCTCGTTGCGAAAGGTCGCTGGCGACCTGAACATCAAGAATGCCAACGACCGCAAGCAGGTCAAACTAAATAAGGCCGTGTTCCTCGGCGAGGAGTTCAAACAGCTCTGGGAGCGCATTAAGTATCGCACGACGTTTCGGGTTGACTTCGATTGCACGAAGCTAATTGCCCAGTGCGCCGATGAGATCGCCAAGAAGCTCGTGGTCGGCAAGGCGCGGTTCGTATATCGAAAGAGCGTGGCGACGATTGACCTGGGCGGTGTGCAGATGACTGAAGCAGTGCAGAGCGTTCATGTCTATGACGCAAGAGACTACGAACTCCCTGACGTGCTCGGCTATCTTCAGAACGAGACGAAGCTGACCCGACGGACGCTGGTGGAGATCATGATCCGCAGCGGAAGGCTCGAGGACTTCAAAAGGAACCCGCAGAAGTACATCGAGCAGGTATCTGTGATCATCAAGCACCAGATGCAGCTGTTCATCGTTGACGGCATAAAATACCAGAAACTCGGAGACCAGTATTACTACGCCCAGGAGCTCTTCGAGGAAAAGGAGCTTTACGGCTACCTCAGCAAGAACATGCTGGAGAGCAGGAAGTCCGTATTTGACCACGTGGTCTATGATTCGGATGTGGAGGAGGAGTTCGCCAGGTCATTCGAATTGAATGATCAGGTCAAGGTCTACGCCAAGTTGCCAGGGTGGTTCAAGATCGACACGCCGTTGGGCGGCTACAATCCCGACTGGGCGGTCTTGGTCGAAATGGATGGCCAACAGCGGCTTTATTTCGTGGTGGAATCTAAGGGCAGTCTCTTCAGCGATGCGCTCCGGCCGACGGAGCAGGCAAAAATCGACTGCGGCCGCGAGCACTTCAAGGCTCTCGGAACGGAGGTAGAGTTCACTGTCGCCAACAATGCCAGCACCTTCTTCGAACAGGTGTTGGGATAGTCGCTGGCATCCCGACCCATCCGATTCCACCAACGGCCCGTAGAGACATTCTCCCTCCCTTGCGTAAAGTGATAGCACTCCGACAGACCGAAGCCCGCACAACTCCGTTCGTCAAGGGTCTTGGGGTTCTGTGTGGTCCAGCCCTGCCCAAGACTGAAGCTCATTGTGCCGCTATTGTGTCATAAGGCCATGAGTCCAGAGCCAGACAGCCCACGACTCGTTGAACGTCTCTTGACGCAGCCTGTTCTGTGCCCAATGTGTCAAGCAGTGTGTCATTGTGCCGTTATTGTGTCTTTTTCCTGCACCAGCATCAGTAACTATCAGGCTAAATGGGGAAAACTCTCTTGAGAGGGATTGGAGAGGTAGAATCGCCGGGAAGCCTGCTGTGGAGTGGCGCGCCCGGGGGGATTTGAACCCTCGACCTGCGGATTAGGAATCCACCGCTCTATCCTACTGAGCTACGGGCGCAACATTATGAGACCTGGCGATTCTACAACAGCGCCGTTGGCCAACACAAGTTCGCGCAGCCCCCCCAAAAATCAGATAGGGGATATTAGAGGTTGCGCGATAGACCTCGTTGAGCTTAATAATCGGTCTCACTGAATTACTGATGACGGATTAGAAGAATCACCAACGGGGTAAAGATGATGGTGGCAAATCGTCTGTCGAAAATCAAGTTGGGTCTCTGCAAAGAATCGCTGACGGAGTCGCTTGGGCGTTGCGAGCATCGGCTTGAGCACGCAGACGGAGGCGGGATGAGCCGTTAATTGCCGCCTTTTTTCGGGGTGATGCCCAGCCCTAAAGCGAGACGGGTGCGGCAAGCAGCAGCCCTGCAAAGCCACCGTCCGCGGAGTTATTGGATAGCCTCCTTAGCCCCGCTCTGTTCTGATGTTACCAAATGTATTGGGGGTGGCGCTCGCCCGGCCCTACAACGCCTTATGGCAATGGACGACGGCGCTTACGGCGCTCCGTTACCGCGGAAGAGTCCCGTCGCGTATTGCGAGTTGCTGCCGTTGAAGAGGCCCATGTTGCGGTGGCGATCGCGTAGTTCGGCCTTCTTGCCCAGGTTCCAGCTCGAGACCTTCGTGAAATAGCCAGTTATCCGCGTTATGCCATCGACGTTCTTGCTGTGGCAGTAAGGGCACTCGTCCAGAAGACCACGCGTCGTCCGCTGGCAGTCGTTGCAGGTCGTAAACTCCGGCGAGAAAGCGATCTGGTCGTTGTCCGTGAACTTGAACACTTTTACGACGAAGTTGGCCAGCGATTCGGCGCTCGGGCGCTGCTCACCGAGCCAAAGGTGCGAGATCGCTCCTGCCTCGATGAGTGGATGGAACATGCCTTCCAGCCTGACCCGCTCGATGGGGTTGGTTGGGGCGCCTACGTCGAAGAGCGTGGAATTGGTGTAATAGACGCCGCCGTTGTCGAGGCTGCCCTTGACGGTCTTGGCGGCCATCGAGGGGAAGTGCTCCAAGTCCAACTTCGCGAACCTGTATGCCGTCGATTCCGCCGGCGTCTGCTCCAGCACGAACTTCATGTTGTGCTTCTTCGTCAGGCGGTCGCTCATGATCCTCATGTGCGCGGTGACCTGTAGGCCGAACTTCAGCGCTCGCTTGCTCTCGTGCATGTGCTCGCCGATATGCGCATAGACCATGTCGTCCAGGCCGACCATGCCCATCAGGTAGGACGCCTTGTTGAGCCTGAGATAACTCACGTCGTCCTTCTTCATCGTGAGAAGCGCCAGCGGGCCAGTGTCTCCAAGCGCAAGCAACTTCTCGATGAATATCCGCTTCTGCATGTGCGCCTCAGCAGCGAGTTTCATCAGCTCAGTCAGCCTCTGGAAGAGCACCGTGTCGTTCCCATCCGCCTCGTAGGCGATTCTCGGCAAATTGGTCGTTACGTTCTGGAGCGCACAGAAGCGCATCTTCCAGGGCTGCTTGGCGTCCTCGATGTCCTCCGAAGTCAGCTTGAAAGAGAGGCGGCAGCACTCGCTGATCTTCGCCGTCTCGCCACGGTCGAACACGAAATACGTGTTGCCCATCTTGCTCGCCACCTCGCAAATGTGGTGCAAGAACTTCTCGTGGCCATCCGTCTTGAAGAAATCCTCGGTCATGTGGACAAGTGGCTTCGGGAAAAAGAACGGCCGACCCGAGCCGTCGCCATCCATGTAGATGTCGAACAAGGCCCACACAAATCGCTGCGCATCCTTCTCATAATCCTTATACTTCTTGCCCGTGTACGTGCCGCCAGGGCCTATCGCATCAACCTCTCGAAAATGCTTCGGGACCTCCCAATAAAGGTTCAGGTCGGAGAATATCGCCTGACCCCCGCGCGCAACCGCCTGCTGTGAATACTCAAAGATCAATATCTGAGCGAGCTGGTGCAGGTCCCTGTCACTCATCTCGGTTATGTAGGGCGCAAAGAACAAGTTCACCGCATCCCAGCCAATCGCACCTGCAAAATGACCCTGAAGCGCAGCAGAAAACTTCACCATGTGTGCAAGCAAAACCTCCGGGTGCTTCGCTGGCTTAGCTATTGAGAGCGCGTTCGGAAGCGATAGACCATATTTCTTGACATACTCTAACGATTGACCAGAACAATACGGCCGGTCGATGAACCCAAGGTCATGAAGATGAATGTCGCCCGACAGATGAGCGTCTGCGACCGCCTGCGAAAACACCGTCAGAAGCGCATATTCCTTCTTAATGCTCTCCGCAAGCGTCAGGTTCGTCCCCTCAGGTCCGTGAGGGACGTTCGCATTCTCCTTGTTCGGATGCAAGATCAACTCATTCACGTCATAAAGCGGAACCCCGAGCCGCGTGTGATAGCGCCTCGCCTCCTCAAGCCCGTGCTCGACCAGTTTCGAGTTGACGAGCTCACGCACCAACGGCGCGGTAAC
Proteins encoded in this region:
- a CDS encoding DEAD/DEAH box helicase family protein, which translates into the protein MKLKFDPELPFQREAINAVVGIFKGQEVCRTNFTVAPLKQMDGLFAGMDQSDLGVGNKLRLLDEDIHENVKAIQLRNGLAPSEALSSLDFTVEMETGTGKTYVYLRSIFEMNKHYGFTKFIIVVPSVAVKEGVYKSLQMTEEHFKGLYDNVQFDYFVYDSQKLGQVRSFATSDYIQIMVINIDAFRKSFTDPEREDKANIIHRPHDRMNGNRPIEFIQATAPIVIIDEPQSVDTTEKSKEAIASLNPLCKLRYSATHVDKYNMMYRLNSVDAYERKLVKQIEVAGIEVQDSYNRPYVKLLKADNRQGPIRAQIEFDVVQRSGEVARKKKWVRSGDDLLELSGGRSVYDGYIIEDIYCEEGNEYISFTSKPEIVRLNRAIGGVDDDEFKRLQIRKTVEEHLDKEMSLRPQGLKVLSLFFIDRVANYRSYDDDGSAQPGKYALMFEEEYARAIRKPKYDTLFEGVDRGTAAQGVHDGYFAIDRKKDTTGADMLKESRGAGTTQADESAYQLIMRDKERLLSFDSKLKFIFSHSALREGWDNPNVFQICTLNETGSVLKKRQEIGRGLRIAVNQLGERVQGFEVNRLTVMANESYEDFAKQLQKEIEEEEGIRFGVVEPHLFANISIVTEGYEPEYLGVETSQKVWDHLQEKGYIDSKGKVQDCLRADLKAGQVDLPEDVKEHAAQIVASLRKVAGDLNIKNANDRKQVKLNKAVFLGEEFKQLWERIKYRTTFRVDFDCTKLIAQCADEIAKKLVVGKARFVYRKSVATIDLGGVQMTEAVQSVHVYDARDYELPDVLGYLQNETKLTRRTLVEIMIRSGRLEDFKRNPQKYIEQVSVIIKHQMQLFIVDGIKYQKLGDQYYYAQELFEEKELYGYLSKNMLESRKSVFDHVVYDSDVEEEFARSFELNDQVKVYAKLPGWFKIDTPLGGYNPDWAVLVEMDGQQRLYFVVESKGSLFSDALRPTEQAKIDCGREHFKALGTEVEFTVANNASTFFEQVLG
- the nrdD gene encoding anaerobic ribonucleoside-triphosphate reductase; this translates as MTRDRVGEGLGGPGLHLSSTSPRAEATEIAMFVRTSSEEVVKWNRERIVNALIRETDIDAGTAEQIGLEVEEQLFRSSIKVVTAPLVRELVNSKLVEHGLEEARRYHTRLGVPLYDVNELILHPNKENANVPHGPEGTNLTLAESIKKEYALLTVFSQAVADAHLSGDIHLHDLGFIDRPYCSGQSLEYVKKYGLSLPNALSIAKPAKHPEVLLAHMVKFSAALQGHFAGAIGWDAVNLFFAPYITEMSDRDLHQLAQILIFEYSQQAVARGGQAIFSDLNLYWEVPKHFREVDAIGPGGTYTGKKYKDYEKDAQRFVWALFDIYMDGDGSGRPFFFPKPLVHMTEDFFKTDGHEKFLHHICEVASKMGNTYFVFDRGETAKISECCRLSFKLTSEDIEDAKQPWKMRFCALQNVTTNLPRIAYEADGNDTVLFQRLTELMKLAAEAHMQKRIFIEKLLALGDTGPLALLTMKKDDVSYLRLNKASYLMGMVGLDDMVYAHIGEHMHESKRALKFGLQVTAHMRIMSDRLTKKHNMKFVLEQTPAESTAYRFAKLDLEHFPSMAAKTVKGSLDNGGVYYTNSTLFDVGAPTNPIERVRLEGMFHPLIEAGAISHLWLGEQRPSAESLANFVVKVFKFTDNDQIAFSPEFTTCNDCQRTTRGLLDECPYCHSKNVDGITRITGYFTKVSSWNLGKKAELRDRHRNMGLFNGSNSQYATGLFRGNGAP